DNA from Mucilaginibacter mallensis:
AAAGGCCAGGTTTAAGGATGCCGTGAAATTCATCAACCAGTTTGAGCAAACCGCAGCCGATCTGGCCGTTGACAAAAACTACCAGTATGTGATCTGCGGGCACATTCACCATGCTGAGATCAGGAAGATAGAATCGACCGAAAAAAATGGCAGCGTGGTTTACTTAAACTCGGGCGACTGGGTAGAGAGCCTTACCGCCCTGGAATACCATAACAAGCAGTGGAAGATCTTTCAATACAAAGCCGAAGATTTTATAAAGGATGAAAACGAAGACGATAATACCGATGCCGAAGATCTGAACGCTAAAATGGATGTGAAAAACCTATTGGAGATATTCAGGCAGGATAAGGGGTGATAAGGGTTACGTATTATGATATGTTTTAGGTAGTTAAGCTATCAGAGGAATCGCTTATAAAATTTATTCGGCTAAAGCCACGTTCAATTTTACCTTCTCCGCCCCATAAATGGGACGGCAATGAATTTTAGCGTCATCCAGAAATTTTTTTATTCATTGCCGTTGGCTTCAGCCAACGGTTAAATTCAAATTCAAAGTGGCTTTAGCCCCAAATTTTACGACGGAGAGTTTTAAAAGCGGTTTCCTCTAGTTTAGCAATGTATCTTTAACCACAAGCCATTTTTCTTTACTAACTTTCCCCCGCATTTATCGCGCATGAAAATACTTTACGCCATACAGGGAACGGGAAACGGCCACATCAGCCGTGCGCGCGAAATTGTGCCCCTGCTGCAGCAATATGGCGAGCTCGATCTGCTGGTGAGCGGCACCCAGGCCGAAGTTAGCCTGGCGCAACCGCTTAAATATCGCTTTCATGGTTTCAGCTTTGTGTTCGGCACCAAGGGCGGGGTTGATAACTGGGCCACGTTTAAGATCATGAACCTGCCCCAGCTCTGGCGCGATATGCACAGCCTGCCGCTAAGTCAGTACGATTTGGTAATTAACGATTTCGAGCCCGTTAGCGCATGGGCATGCCGACTGCAAAAAATACCTTCGGTATCCTTAAGTCACCAGTGCTCATTTGTATCGCCCAACACACCGCGCCCTGCAAAATGGAACTATGCCGAGTGGTTGTTTAAATATTATTCGCCAACCACGCACCATATCGGCTTCCACTTTGAGCGCTATGCCGATTTTATCCATACCCCGGTTATCCGCAGCGAGATCCGTAATATGGAAACATCAAACAAGGGCCATTACAGCGTTTACCTGCCCGCTTATGACGATAAAATATTGTTTAAGCATCTGAGCCGTGCCAAAGATGTAGAGTGGCATATCTTCTCCAAAAGGCAAAAAACACCGCACCGCGAAGGTAATGTGCACATATTCCCGGTAAATAACCAGGAGTTTAATAACAGCCTGGCCAGTTGTGAGGGCCTGCTTACCGGTGGTGGCTTTGAAGGACCCGCCGAAGCGCTGTTTCTGCAAAAAAAGGTGTTAATGATACCCATGACCGGCCAGTACGAGCAGCGCTGCAATGCACTTTCAGCATCAAAACTGGGCGTGCCGGTTATAAAT
Protein-coding regions in this window:
- a CDS encoding glycosyltransferase family protein produces the protein MKILYAIQGTGNGHISRAREIVPLLQQYGELDLLVSGTQAEVSLAQPLKYRFHGFSFVFGTKGGVDNWATFKIMNLPQLWRDMHSLPLSQYDLVINDFEPVSAWACRLQKIPSVSLSHQCSFVSPNTPRPAKWNYAEWLFKYYSPTTHHIGFHFERYADFIHTPVIRSEIRNMETSNKGHYSVYLPAYDDKILFKHLSRAKDVEWHIFSKRQKTPHREGNVHIFPVNNQEFNNSLASCEGLLTGGGFEGPAEALFLQKKVLMIPMTGQYEQRCNALSASKLGVPVINEIDEHFDTQIDDWLKNGKIIPVNFPDETARIVDDMVKKYARQ